One genomic region from Spirosoma sp. KCTC 42546 encodes:
- a CDS encoding relaxase domain-containing protein, with protein sequence MIQSTSTGKAKEYFNDSLHQSDYYVDDQEYQGRFEGKITTRLGVAGLATKNAFHALCEHINPVTGKSSHTARKKVNRTVGYDINFH encoded by the coding sequence ATGATTCAAAGCACTTCTACTGGGAAAGCCAAAGAGTATTTCAATGACTCTTTGCATCAGTCTGATTATTACGTAGACGATCAGGAGTACCAAGGACGCTTTGAGGGCAAGATTACAACTCGTCTTGGTGTAGCCGGATTAGCGACAAAAAATGCTTTTCATGCCCTTTGCGAGCACATTAATCCGGTTACGGGTAAGTCGTCGCATACTGCGCGCAAAAAAGTCAATCGTACAGTTGGCTACGACATCAATTTCCATTGA
- a CDS encoding T9SS type A sorting domain-containing protein: MKKLILCSVLLLPLALNAAFAQSNYQLIIDGVAKHDNDTLYFRCNNLGGSISASYEYNSVLGNPATVQYTAIQSSPSDWTFSNPFNIYDLQYSRSTPQDGWFIIQIASASPATFSKTMHVYFRVSPLISFSSLPTLGNNQSGTVQVYMNPSYNPYSPWTSVNYSTSYGLRINSSTSYSSNYNSTDYDSQTLSTTGHGGVLTVTASNACATSPSITYTTGTPYIVSTTVNGSPGSSATVSWVATLALLTNGTATGANWSITNGSGSISTSGTSCNAYPSNFLRVVGAPTNSSGTGDDATFYIWKEGYSGFRAAYPNPTKSTLTVDFDDALMAQELVKEVALYNQKGKVVKQFEASRAATYFKETQSVTFDVRDLSTDTYYLHVRMGDRLFERQIIIE, from the coding sequence ATGAAAAAATTGATACTTTGTAGTGTTTTGCTACTACCACTTGCCTTAAATGCTGCATTTGCCCAGTCCAATTATCAACTGATTATTGATGGTGTTGCTAAACATGACAACGATACGTTGTATTTTCGGTGCAACAATTTAGGGGGCTCTATAAGTGCTTCTTACGAATATAATAGCGTGCTAGGTAACCCGGCCACCGTTCAATACACGGCCATTCAAAGCTCCCCATCGGATTGGACCTTCTCTAATCCGTTTAATATTTACGACTTGCAGTACAGTAGAAGCACTCCACAGGATGGATGGTTTATCATTCAAATTGCCAGTGCTTCCCCGGCTACGTTTTCAAAGACTATGCACGTTTATTTTCGCGTCAGTCCCCTAATTTCATTTTCTTCGCTGCCGACACTGGGGAATAATCAATCGGGAACAGTTCAAGTATATATGAATCCGTCCTACAACCCTTATAGTCCTTGGACGTCGGTAAACTATTCAACCTCCTATGGTTTACGCATTAATAGCAGTACCTCCTATAGCAGCAATTATAACTCAACCGATTATGATAGCCAAACCCTTAGTACAACGGGGCATGGGGGTGTCCTGACTGTAACGGCTTCGAATGCCTGCGCAACTTCACCATCCATTACGTATACCACCGGTACCCCTTATATTGTATCTACGACTGTAAACGGTTCACCAGGCTCGTCAGCCACCGTGTCCTGGGTCGCAACGTTAGCGCTCTTAACCAACGGTACGGCGACAGGAGCTAACTGGAGTATTACCAATGGATCGGGAAGCATCAGCACAAGTGGAACAAGCTGTAATGCCTATCCATCTAATTTCTTACGGGTCGTAGGAGCCCCAACGAACTCATCAGGTACAGGGGATGACGCAACTTTTTACATTTGGAAAGAAGGGTATTCGGGTTTTCGGGCGGCTTATCCAAACCCAACCAAAAGCACATTGACCGTTGACTTTGACGATGCTTTAATGGCCCAGGAGCTAGTAAAGGAAGTTGCGTTATACAATCAAAAAGGAAAAGTGGTTAAACAGTTTGAGGCTTCTAGGGCTGCTACTTATTTTAAAGAAACACAAAGTGTCACCTTTGATGTGCGGGATTTATCCACTGATACCTATTATTTACACGTGCGGATGGGAGACAGGCTGTTCGAACGGCAGATTATCATTGAATAG